From a single Vibrio chagasii genomic region:
- a CDS encoding ferric reductase-like transmembrane domain-containing protein, with product MNTFKTTLLTLFVSLSVWFILPVNLGLARKVPAFFAAISMLSMAAAMLISCRTKWLDRLIGGIDKAYVWHKWLGISGVLGASFHWLLVPGPAGNGIDPTFADFGEEVGQWAMYGLILLGGISMIRQIPYRIWYYTHMLMGPIFIISVYHTFFSDVPFSLTSVTGITLLFVSTIGIVSWVYKAIFKKRSFCSYAVSDIKAIDNAVEVTLEAESKSIDYQVGQFAYLDFNLDKVSHFHPFTITSHPCEQQLSFIIRNLGKHTQALQTQLVIGQKVTVDGGYGQLIRKKKPSQPQVWLAGGIGITPFISWIKATASPEQEVHLFFVGRGKFYRLMVQKVTELIGSKNIQLHVQDNEQDRLSADGISEKLSLPLSMYQVFGCGPTPMLNSLKEQLVSKGLKPSHWHNENFVMR from the coding sequence ATGAATACTTTTAAAACCACACTGCTAACCTTATTTGTATCACTGTCTGTCTGGTTTATATTGCCTGTCAATCTCGGGTTGGCTCGAAAAGTCCCAGCATTTTTTGCCGCCATCTCCATGCTCAGTATGGCTGCGGCAATGCTCATTAGCTGCCGTACTAAATGGCTAGATCGTCTAATTGGTGGGATAGATAAGGCTTATGTTTGGCACAAATGGTTAGGTATTTCAGGTGTGCTTGGTGCTAGCTTCCACTGGTTATTGGTTCCTGGCCCTGCTGGTAATGGTATTGATCCAACCTTTGCTGATTTTGGAGAGGAAGTTGGGCAATGGGCTATGTATGGCCTGATCTTATTAGGCGGTATTAGCATGATCCGCCAGATCCCTTACCGAATTTGGTATTACACACATATGCTAATGGGGCCAATTTTCATCATCTCGGTTTATCATACATTCTTTTCAGATGTGCCATTTAGCCTGACCAGCGTAACGGGTATCACTCTGCTGTTCGTTTCCACTATCGGGATTGTAAGTTGGGTTTACAAAGCCATCTTTAAGAAACGAAGTTTCTGCTCCTACGCAGTCAGCGATATTAAAGCGATAGACAACGCTGTAGAGGTTACCCTTGAAGCTGAGTCCAAAAGCATTGATTACCAAGTAGGACAGTTTGCTTATCTGGATTTCAACTTAGATAAAGTATCTCACTTCCACCCTTTTACGATTACGTCTCACCCGTGTGAGCAGCAGCTGAGCTTTATTATTCGAAATTTAGGCAAGCATACTCAAGCCCTACAAACACAACTGGTCATAGGCCAGAAGGTCACGGTTGATGGTGGTTATGGGCAACTCATACGCAAAAAGAAGCCAAGTCAGCCACAAGTATGGTTGGCTGGAGGAATAGGCATCACACCTTTTATTTCTTGGATAAAGGCAACGGCCAGCCCTGAGCAAGAGGTTCACTTATTTTTTGTTGGCCGCGGAAAGTTTTATCGCCTTATGGTTCAAAAGGTAACTGAACTAATTGGTAGTAAGAACATTCAATTGCACGTACAAGACAATGAACAGGATCGCCTATCTGCTGATGGTATTAGCGAGAAGCTATCTTTGCCACTATCTATGTACCAAGTGTTCGGGTGTGGGCCGACTCCAATGCTCAACTCATTGAAAGAACAATTGGTCAGTAAAGGATTAAAGCCTAGTCATTGGCACAATGAAAACTTTGTTATGAGGTAA
- the grxB gene encoding glutaredoxin 2: MKLYIYDHCPFCARVAYIAQSLGLNIELVSVDYDDAQTLIDLIGKKMVPVLQKDDGSIMAESLDIIAYFMDLKSSDEQREPSEQVTLFQTRAFPLSQRIGLPRWWKLDLAEYQSPASKEAWRAAKETEELNFDKLIEQTPQFVEQINPLLKDAELLLNLENGESSLPLIDQAVYFSMLRGFCVEPSITWPPALERWLEKQSETLKLSLLR, translated from the coding sequence ATGAAGCTTTATATTTACGACCACTGCCCTTTCTGTGCACGAGTCGCCTACATTGCTCAATCTCTAGGCTTAAACATCGAACTTGTTTCTGTGGATTATGATGATGCCCAAACCCTTATCGATTTAATCGGTAAAAAGATGGTACCTGTATTACAAAAAGACGATGGTTCTATCATGGCGGAAAGCCTAGATATCATTGCGTACTTCATGGACCTAAAATCAAGCGACGAGCAGCGTGAGCCATCAGAGCAAGTAACCCTGTTCCAAACTCGCGCATTCCCGCTAAGCCAGCGCATTGGTCTACCACGTTGGTGGAAATTGGACCTTGCCGAGTATCAATCACCAGCAAGCAAAGAAGCATGGCGCGCAGCCAAAGAAACCGAAGAACTCAACTTCGACAAGCTGATTGAGCAAACACCACAGTTTGTTGAACAGATTAACCCGCTTCTGAAAGATGCAGAGCTACTACTGAACTTAGAAAACGGTGAGTCTTCGCTGCCTCTTATCGACCAAGCCGTTTACTTCTCTATGCTACGTGGCTTCTGCGTTGAGCCAAGCATTACATGGCCACCAGCGCTAGAGCGTTGGTTAGAGAAGCAAAGCGAAACGCTAAAGCTGTCTCTGCTTCGCTAG
- a CDS encoding Gfo/Idh/MocA family oxidoreductase — protein sequence MIKFAVIGTNWITQKFVQAAHESQSMQLTAVYSRNLDSAAQFAQEFAVETTYDSLDALANDSTVEAVYIASPNSLHCEQSILMMEHGKHVICEKPVASNIVEATRMFEVAEKNGVVLFEAYKSQFLPNFKQVQLGLEKIGKVHKAHINYCQYSSRYQKYLNGENPNTFNPAFSNGSLVDIGFYCVAATVALFGEPENAQASAKLLESGVDAHGCAIFQYPEFDVTLAHSKVSDSYASSEIQGEQGAIIIDHIAECTDVKIRYRDGSIENLTQVQSENSMSYEAQAFADCIGGDHTTQTDAKQRALTVAKLITKMRQQVGVVYPADK from the coding sequence ATGATTAAGTTCGCTGTAATTGGAACCAATTGGATTACACAAAAATTCGTTCAAGCTGCACATGAATCGCAATCAATGCAGTTGACTGCAGTTTATTCACGTAACCTAGACAGCGCGGCACAGTTCGCACAAGAATTCGCTGTTGAAACCACATATGACTCACTCGACGCGTTAGCCAACGACAGTACGGTTGAAGCGGTGTACATCGCCTCCCCTAATTCGCTGCACTGTGAGCAGTCGATTCTGATGATGGAACATGGTAAGCACGTCATCTGTGAGAAGCCTGTTGCATCGAATATCGTTGAAGCAACACGCATGTTTGAAGTTGCAGAGAAAAACGGTGTGGTACTGTTTGAAGCGTACAAATCTCAATTCCTGCCTAACTTTAAACAAGTCCAACTTGGGCTAGAGAAAATCGGCAAGGTACATAAAGCGCACATCAACTACTGCCAATATTCATCGCGTTATCAGAAGTACTTAAATGGTGAAAACCCAAACACTTTCAACCCGGCTTTCTCAAATGGCTCATTGGTCGACATCGGCTTTTATTGCGTTGCAGCAACGGTAGCGCTATTTGGTGAACCTGAAAACGCGCAGGCCTCTGCAAAGTTACTGGAGTCTGGCGTTGATGCGCATGGCTGTGCCATCTTCCAATACCCCGAGTTTGACGTGACCCTTGCACACTCTAAGGTCAGTGACTCTTACGCATCGAGTGAGATCCAAGGGGAGCAAGGTGCGATCATCATTGATCACATCGCAGAATGCACCGACGTTAAGATCCGCTACCGTGATGGCAGCATTGAAAATCTCACTCAAGTGCAAAGCGAAAACTCAATGAGTTACGAAGCGCAAGCCTTTGCTGATTGCATTGGTGGCGATCACACCACACAAACCGATGCAAAACAGCGCGCATTAACCGTTGCCAAGCTAATTACTAAGATGCGTCAACAGGTTGGTGTCGTTTATCCTGCAGATAAATAA
- a CDS encoding GNAT family N-acetyltransferase, with the protein MQIRTAKVTDINAILALSDQINRQHHLGAPMVFASPSQSNADSEEYWLGLMIDPAGAFFVAVEQDEVIGFLAGKVTQNKGVSFIQSHKVARVNTIVVNDQIQSKGVGRALMKSFNQWAQAQGAIELRLEVMEFNQQAQSFYESLGMETQSRIMSMRFEEI; encoded by the coding sequence ATGCAAATTCGGACTGCGAAGGTAACTGACATTAACGCGATTTTAGCGCTCTCTGATCAGATCAATCGTCAACATCATCTTGGTGCGCCTATGGTTTTTGCGTCGCCATCACAGAGCAATGCAGACAGTGAGGAGTACTGGCTGGGCTTAATGATTGACCCGGCTGGGGCCTTCTTTGTTGCTGTTGAACAGGATGAAGTGATTGGCTTTCTTGCGGGGAAGGTGACGCAGAATAAAGGGGTGAGCTTTATCCAGTCACACAAGGTAGCAAGAGTGAACACTATTGTGGTGAATGACCAAATTCAGAGTAAAGGCGTGGGTCGAGCACTGATGAAGTCATTCAATCAGTGGGCGCAAGCTCAGGGAGCGATAGAGTTAAGATTAGAGGTGATGGAGTTTAATCAACAAGCTCAGAGCTTTTATGAGTCGCTAGGAATGGAGACTCAGTCTCGAATCATGTCGATGCGTTTTGAGGAGATATAA
- a CDS encoding L,D-transpeptidase family protein — protein MRPFLPLSLCLLLMSPLAHAEKVVVEKIVSDATAIETIVFESAPAHSQRISTSSPDSASTSKSKHVIDVDEALGDGQPTQIAQLAQGSSQRSPKASAQASLLEPYMAPDSFSEIDPLLQVVTLVKVDKSKRRMYLLKGDEVVQEFRIALGKEPKGHKRFEGDNRTPEGEYTLDYIMERSEFYRSVHINYPRSSDRQWAEENDVDPGGNIKIHGIKNGERRSPGFIQSFDWTDGCIALTNQDMDEFIQLVKMGTPIHIEW, from the coding sequence GTGCGTCCGTTTTTACCGTTATCACTGTGCTTATTGTTGATGAGCCCGCTCGCACACGCCGAGAAGGTCGTTGTTGAGAAAATAGTGTCTGACGCTACCGCTATTGAAACCATTGTCTTTGAGTCAGCACCAGCTCATTCACAACGCATCTCTACTTCCTCTCCTGACTCTGCTAGCACTTCAAAATCAAAGCATGTGATTGATGTGGATGAGGCACTGGGTGATGGCCAACCCACTCAAATTGCTCAGCTGGCACAAGGCTCATCGCAACGCTCACCTAAAGCTTCTGCCCAAGCTTCATTATTAGAACCCTACATGGCGCCAGACTCTTTTTCTGAAATCGATCCTCTGTTGCAAGTCGTGACCTTAGTGAAAGTCGATAAATCGAAACGCAGAATGTACTTACTTAAAGGGGATGAGGTGGTACAAGAGTTTCGTATCGCTTTGGGCAAGGAACCGAAAGGGCATAAACGCTTTGAAGGGGATAACCGAACGCCAGAAGGGGAGTATACGCTCGACTATATCATGGAGCGCTCTGAGTTTTACCGTTCGGTGCACATCAACTATCCGCGCTCTTCTGATAGACAGTGGGCTGAAGAGAATGATGTTGACCCAGGTGGTAACATCAAAATTCATGGTATTAAAAACGGTGAGCGTCGTTCGCCAGGTTTTATCCAAAGTTTCGATTGGACAGATGGCTGTATCGCATTGACTAACCAAGATATGGATGAGTTTATTCAACTGGTTAAAATGGGCACCCCGATTCACATCGAATGGTAG
- a CDS encoding sulfite exporter TauE/SafE family protein: MDLIFSPTFPILGAIFIFAAIVRGFSGFGFTLVALPLSALFVPVIELVPVFMLIDLLGNVQLLPKVKKHVNWRWVAKVFIPCLVFTPVGLLLLKSVSQDTIILIISAFIFASALMIYRGFQYKSEPRFAPYILGSLAGIMNGAASMSGPPIGTHALASPVAPHIARAGLIAFFVLADSSAFVSASIAGLVDRDVVWLTLALLPSSMFGGYVGSKLFERFGGEKFKPVTIGLLIVIAFFSAGRVLL; the protein is encoded by the coding sequence ATGGATCTCATCTTTAGTCCAACTTTCCCAATTTTGGGTGCAATCTTCATTTTTGCCGCGATCGTTCGTGGCTTCTCAGGCTTCGGGTTCACCTTAGTCGCATTGCCTTTAAGTGCGTTGTTCGTACCGGTTATAGAGCTTGTCCCTGTGTTCATGCTTATCGACCTACTTGGTAACGTTCAATTACTGCCTAAGGTCAAAAAACATGTCAATTGGCGCTGGGTAGCCAAGGTATTTATCCCTTGCCTTGTGTTCACACCTGTTGGCCTGCTTTTACTCAAATCAGTTAGCCAAGACACCATTATCTTGATCATCAGCGCCTTTATCTTCGCGTCTGCACTTATGATCTACCGAGGCTTTCAATATAAAAGTGAACCGAGATTTGCTCCCTATATCCTAGGAAGTCTTGCTGGAATAATGAATGGTGCGGCCTCTATGTCTGGCCCACCTATTGGCACCCACGCATTGGCGAGCCCTGTGGCTCCGCATATCGCCAGAGCTGGATTGATTGCGTTCTTTGTATTGGCTGATTCGAGTGCCTTTGTTTCTGCATCCATTGCTGGGCTCGTCGACCGTGATGTGGTATGGCTTACACTGGCACTGTTACCGAGCAGTATGTTTGGTGGCTATGTGGGTTCAAAACTGTTCGAAAGGTTTGGTGGCGAGAAATTTAAGCCTGTCACTATCGGACTGCTTATCGTAATTGCGTTTTTCAGTGCAGGTCGAGTTCTGTTGTAA
- a CDS encoding glycerophosphoryl diester phosphodiesterase: MSSIIVGHRGVAGTHPENTKASIEQAAKLGLKWIEVDIQQTQDDELVVCHDHTLERCSDGKGRVDEHTLAELRQLDFGSWKSEQFEGERILTLSELLELVEEHNLSVNLEIKVDSRHQAPHVVDLLHSELIRSNIDTDRVLLSSFSHEVVAEIAHHLPRYRVGVITEQLSQDDLLLIDQVKAFSCHMNYENVNQDDLDTLAEAKVQTWCYTVNDPSKFKFLSTVDAIFTDFPDKFSAKN, translated from the coding sequence ATGTCGTCTATCATCGTAGGTCACCGTGGTGTAGCGGGTACTCACCCAGAAAACACTAAAGCAAGTATTGAACAAGCCGCTAAGCTTGGCTTGAAATGGATTGAAGTTGACATTCAACAGACTCAGGATGATGAGCTTGTGGTTTGTCACGACCACACTCTCGAACGCTGTAGCGATGGTAAGGGCCGTGTTGATGAACACACCTTGGCAGAACTACGTCAGCTCGATTTTGGTAGTTGGAAGTCAGAACAGTTCGAAGGAGAAAGAATACTCACACTTAGCGAGTTACTTGAACTTGTTGAAGAACATAACCTCAGCGTTAACCTAGAGATAAAAGTCGATAGCCGACACCAAGCGCCTCATGTCGTTGATCTTCTACACAGCGAGCTGATCCGCTCAAACATAGACACCGACAGAGTGCTGCTTTCAAGTTTCAGCCATGAGGTTGTCGCAGAAATAGCTCATCACTTACCAAGATACCGAGTTGGTGTAATCACAGAACAGCTCTCTCAAGACGATCTTCTGCTTATTGATCAGGTGAAAGCGTTCAGTTGTCATATGAATTACGAAAACGTTAATCAGGATGATCTTGATACGCTTGCTGAAGCAAAGGTTCAAACATGGTGCTACACCGTCAATGATCCGTCTAAGTTCAAATTTCTATCCACCGTCGATGCAATATTCACTGATTTCCCAGATAAATTTAGCGCAAAGAATTGA
- a CDS encoding 2OG-Fe(II) oxygenase codes for MNQLIDALSTQGYFVWDDFLTHEEVVALRDCIPENWKKARIGRNDEVTRESSIRSDKIQWVHRDMGEPASQFLDKMEQIRLAANQAFFLGLFEYEAHFAKYEKGDFYQKHLDCFKGNENRRLTTVFYMNDEWSEDDAGELVVYDLQDNHIATIPPKSGRLFVFLSEQFPHEVLPTNTERFSIAGWFRINGVKDNKLDIAH; via the coding sequence ATGAACCAACTAATCGATGCTCTTTCTACCCAAGGTTACTTTGTTTGGGATGACTTCTTAACTCATGAAGAAGTGGTGGCATTGAGGGATTGCATTCCAGAGAACTGGAAAAAGGCTAGGATTGGCCGTAACGATGAAGTAACACGAGAATCAAGTATTCGTAGTGATAAGATTCAATGGGTACACCGTGACATGGGTGAGCCTGCATCTCAGTTCCTAGACAAAATGGAGCAGATTCGTTTAGCGGCAAACCAAGCGTTCTTTTTGGGCTTGTTCGAGTATGAAGCGCACTTTGCTAAATACGAAAAAGGCGACTTTTATCAAAAGCACTTAGACTGCTTTAAAGGCAACGAAAACCGCCGTCTGACTACTGTGTTCTACATGAATGACGAGTGGAGTGAAGATGACGCTGGTGAGCTTGTGGTTTACGACTTACAAGACAATCACATCGCCACCATTCCGCCAAAGTCAGGTCGTCTGTTTGTGTTCTTATCTGAGCAGTTCCCACACGAAGTTCTGCCAACCAACACAGAGCGATTCAGTATCGCAGGTTGGTTCCGTATCAACGGCGTGAAAGACAACAAACTCGATATCGCTCACTAA
- a CDS encoding ArsO family NAD(P)H-dependent flavin-containing monooxygenase, translating into MVEQIIIIGAGQAGLSTAYYLKRNGLNPLILDANPTPGGAWTKGWDSLMLFSPKEYSSLSGLMMPKTELEYPSRNEIISYLSRYEEHYDFRIERPVQVKNVEKKEGLFYITTDTGVYQSHALVSATGNFSGASIPYFEGIEQFKGKQIHSSEYQDNKPFEKKNVAVVGSGNSGSQILAEVSEVANTHWFTNRPLQYLDDDLDGRYLFDLSTKRYYASLKGETLENTDDFSKIVMTQSVKEARERGVLVKEEDIVRFTEDSIITKNKTIQIDAIIWCTGFKTKLDHLQGLDLDADLSKITDGTRSNQHQGLWFMGYGEWSGYASATIVGVQKHAREAAKQISEALASTVN; encoded by the coding sequence ATGGTTGAGCAAATCATTATTATCGGTGCAGGCCAAGCAGGTCTATCTACAGCCTACTACCTTAAAAGAAATGGGCTCAATCCACTCATTCTTGATGCGAATCCAACACCCGGTGGCGCTTGGACAAAGGGGTGGGATAGCTTGATGTTATTCTCACCAAAAGAGTACAGCTCACTATCTGGTTTAATGATGCCGAAGACGGAGCTCGAATACCCAAGCCGCAACGAGATCATCAGTTATCTAAGCCGTTATGAAGAGCATTATGACTTTAGAATCGAACGTCCTGTTCAGGTGAAAAATGTAGAAAAGAAAGAGGGACTGTTTTACATCACTACCGATACTGGCGTTTATCAATCACATGCTTTGGTTTCAGCAACGGGTAACTTTTCTGGCGCTTCTATTCCCTACTTTGAAGGCATTGAACAGTTCAAAGGTAAGCAAATTCACTCCAGTGAATATCAAGATAACAAGCCATTTGAGAAAAAGAATGTCGCAGTAGTAGGAAGCGGTAACTCAGGCTCTCAGATCCTTGCGGAAGTATCAGAAGTCGCCAACACGCACTGGTTTACCAATCGCCCACTGCAATATCTTGATGACGATTTAGATGGCCGATACCTCTTCGACCTCTCCACCAAACGCTACTATGCGTCTTTGAAAGGCGAGACTCTTGAGAATACCGACGACTTTTCCAAGATTGTAATGACACAAAGCGTGAAAGAGGCCCGAGAACGAGGCGTGTTAGTCAAAGAAGAAGACATTGTTCGCTTTACCGAAGACAGCATCATCACTAAAAACAAAACCATCCAGATCGACGCGATCATTTGGTGCACCGGCTTTAAAACCAAACTTGATCACTTACAAGGGTTAGATTTAGACGCCGATCTTAGCAAGATAACTGACGGTACTCGCTCTAACCAACATCAAGGGCTGTGGTTTATGGGCTATGGTGAATGGTCGGGCTACGCTTCCGCGACCATTGTCGGTGTGCAAAAACACGCTCGAGAAGCCGCTAAACAAATCAGTGAAGCGCTCGCATCGACAGTAAATTAA
- a CDS encoding permease: MVMDTLGMFGFLAVELTLLFLLISYIVGILQEYIPPAKIQSILSGKNGKGYVVAGLLGAITPFCSCSTIPFLKGLLRAKAGFGTMMVFLFASPLLNPIIIGLFAVTFGLKVTVFYFVIAMGVSVVAGYTLEKLGFEKYVKPEAYIAPEAKSCASSCGAKAKPINKWVRIWNSTWADFKKVVPYLIGGIALGSMIYGFMPTEFVASVASENNPFAIPVAAVIGIPLYIRAEAVIPLSAALAAKGMGLGAVMALIIGSAGASLTEVILLKSIFKNKMIAAFLFVILSMAIGAGFLYQFIF; this comes from the coding sequence ATGGTTATGGATACCCTAGGCATGTTCGGCTTTTTAGCGGTTGAACTCACCCTACTATTCTTATTGATCAGCTACATCGTGGGTATACTGCAGGAGTATATTCCACCAGCAAAAATACAGAGTATTTTGAGTGGTAAAAATGGTAAGGGTTACGTCGTTGCAGGCTTGTTGGGTGCCATTACCCCATTCTGCTCATGCTCAACCATCCCATTTTTAAAAGGTCTACTGCGTGCAAAAGCGGGTTTCGGAACCATGATGGTATTCCTATTTGCTAGCCCACTGTTAAACCCAATTATCATCGGCCTGTTCGCTGTAACATTTGGTCTTAAAGTGACCGTGTTCTACTTTGTTATCGCAATGGGTGTGTCGGTAGTCGCAGGTTATACCCTAGAGAAACTGGGCTTTGAAAAATATGTAAAACCAGAAGCTTACATTGCTCCTGAAGCGAAAAGTTGTGCATCTTCATGCGGTGCAAAAGCAAAACCTATCAACAAATGGGTAAGAATTTGGAACAGCACATGGGCTGACTTCAAAAAAGTGGTTCCTTACCTAATCGGTGGTATTGCTCTTGGTTCAATGATTTACGGCTTCATGCCAACAGAATTTGTGGCAAGTGTAGCAAGTGAGAACAACCCATTTGCGATTCCAGTAGCAGCTGTGATTGGTATTCCACTGTACATTCGAGCTGAAGCAGTAATCCCTTTGAGCGCAGCGTTAGCAGCCAAAGGTATGGGGTTAGGTGCAGTAATGGCGTTAATCATTGGTAGTGCTGGTGCAAGTTTAACAGAAGTGATTTTGCTTAAATCTATCTTCAAAAACAAAATGATTGCAGCGTTCTTGTTTGTAATCTTGAGCATGGCAATTGGTGCTGGTTTCTTGTACCAATTCATCTTCTAA
- a CDS encoding MBL fold metallo-hydrolase, translating into MQLHTIKGYIQDMYLVEYPDKLLLLDGACRADIPHLKAFIETELMRDFSDLHTVVVTHMHPDHAGAAHKLRKLTNCHLVAANRDKDWYHGIDGILMHLTDLALARWMANRLGKPKANLWYSRKLKPDYKLSDGDSIPGFDDWLVLETPGHTDRDLSVYSPSHSVAYVADLMVEVKKKLIPPFPIFHPNKYRDSVSRIYDMQIDTLLVAHGGQVDLNQEAFDHLLMTAPRRPVTHWRVTKIKTKKLLLSIWRFGFQSHGKSKK; encoded by the coding sequence TTGCAACTGCATACCATTAAAGGTTACATCCAAGACATGTACTTGGTGGAGTATCCGGACAAATTACTGTTGCTCGATGGCGCATGTCGAGCCGATATTCCGCATTTGAAGGCTTTTATTGAAACTGAGCTAATGCGAGATTTTTCTGATCTGCATACTGTGGTCGTTACGCACATGCACCCCGATCACGCAGGGGCTGCGCACAAGCTCAGAAAGCTAACGAACTGTCATTTGGTCGCTGCAAACCGAGACAAAGATTGGTATCACGGTATCGACGGCATCTTGATGCATCTGACCGATCTGGCATTGGCACGATGGATGGCGAATCGTTTAGGCAAACCCAAGGCAAACCTGTGGTATTCGAGGAAGTTAAAGCCGGATTACAAGCTATCGGATGGTGATAGCATTCCAGGCTTTGATGATTGGTTAGTGTTGGAAACACCGGGACACACCGACAGAGATCTCTCTGTTTATTCTCCATCACACAGCGTTGCCTATGTGGCTGACTTGATGGTAGAGGTCAAAAAGAAGCTCATTCCGCCTTTCCCCATCTTCCACCCAAATAAGTATCGTGATTCTGTGTCACGCATTTATGACATGCAGATAGACACGCTGTTGGTGGCGCATGGAGGGCAAGTGGATCTTAATCAGGAGGCGTTTGACCATTTGTTGATGACCGCACCAAGAAGGCCTGTGACGCATTGGCGGGTAACAAAAATTAAAACCAAGAAACTGCTGCTCTCAATTTGGCGTTTTGGTTTTCAATCTCATGGTAAATCTAAGAAGTAG
- a CDS encoding RimK/LysX family protein, which yields MNNKMIIGNTEALCLPELGITGLHTRVDTGAKTSSLHVDNLLCVKSNGEKFVEFDLHPDVYHLEETVRCKAKLKTSKKIKSSNGEVEHRCVIETMLRIGGQQWPIDITLSNRQDMTYMMLLGRQGMSDKVIVDPAGEFLLTH from the coding sequence ATGAACAATAAAATGATCATAGGGAATACCGAAGCACTTTGCTTACCAGAGTTAGGGATAACTGGACTACATACACGTGTGGATACAGGGGCAAAAACCTCTTCTCTACACGTAGACAATCTACTATGTGTTAAATCAAACGGTGAGAAATTCGTAGAGTTCGACCTTCACCCAGACGTTTATCACCTAGAAGAGACAGTGCGCTGCAAGGCGAAGCTGAAAACAAGTAAGAAAATTAAATCATCTAACGGCGAAGTTGAACACCGTTGCGTGATTGAAACCATGCTAAGAATCGGCGGTCAACAATGGCCTATCGATATCACGCTAAGCAACCGTCAAGACATGACTTACATGATGTTGCTTGGTCGCCAAGGCATGAGTGACAAAGTGATTGTTGATCCAGCGGGCGAATTCCTGCTGACTCACTAA
- the rimK gene encoding 30S ribosomal protein S6--L-glutamate ligase, which produces MRIAILSRNENLYSTARLKQAGEARGHQVDVIDTLHCDIDIASNNPKIRYMGEELPQYDAVIPRIGASITFYGTAVVRQFEMMGTFCINESVAISRSRDKLRSLQLLSRKGIGLPKTGFASRPDKIQDLIKNVGGAPLVIKLLEGTQGIGVVLAETNKAAESVIEAFMGLKANILVQEFIEEANGADIRCFVVGNKVIAAMKRQAGEGEFRSNLHRGGTAQLVKLTKEERATAINAAKIMGLNLCGVDILQSKNGPVVMEVNSSPGLEGIEKATGKDVADMIFEFIEKNAKPNANRTRGKG; this is translated from the coding sequence ATGCGTATCGCAATTCTTTCTCGTAACGAAAATCTATACTCTACCGCTCGTCTAAAGCAGGCTGGAGAAGCACGTGGTCATCAGGTCGATGTTATCGACACGTTGCACTGTGATATAGATATCGCGAGTAACAATCCGAAGATTCGCTACATGGGTGAAGAGCTACCTCAATACGACGCGGTTATCCCACGTATTGGCGCTTCCATTACCTTTTACGGAACTGCGGTTGTTCGCCAATTCGAAATGATGGGCACTTTTTGTATCAATGAGTCAGTCGCTATCAGTCGTTCTCGTGACAAACTGCGCTCACTACAACTGTTGTCTCGTAAAGGTATTGGCTTACCAAAAACAGGTTTCGCTAGCCGCCCAGACAAGATTCAAGACTTGATCAAAAACGTAGGTGGCGCGCCACTAGTTATCAAGCTTCTTGAAGGCACTCAAGGTATCGGTGTGGTACTAGCAGAAACAAACAAAGCAGCAGAAAGCGTTATCGAAGCATTCATGGGCCTAAAAGCGAACATCTTGGTTCAAGAGTTCATTGAAGAAGCAAATGGCGCAGACATCCGTTGTTTTGTTGTTGGCAACAAAGTAATTGCTGCAATGAAGCGTCAAGCTGGTGAGGGTGAATTCCGCTCTAACCTGCACCGTGGCGGCACTGCTCAACTGGTTAAACTAACCAAAGAAGAGCGCGCGACAGCAATCAATGCAGCGAAAATCATGGGATTAAACCTATGTGGTGTAGATATTCTACAATCTAAGAATGGCCCAGTAGTAATGGAAGTAAACTCTTCTCCAGGCCTAGAAGGCATTGAGAAAGCAACGGGTAAAGATGTAGCAGACATGATTTTCGAATTCATCGAGAAGAATGCAAAACCAAACGCTAACCGTACTCGTGGCAAGGGCTGA